One stretch of Croceibacterium atlanticum DNA includes these proteins:
- the crcB gene encoding fluoride efflux transporter CrcB encodes MNLPSPLMASLHVAIGGGIGAVLRYNLGRAMTHWLGPTVVTAFPWATLAVNVIGSLAMGLLAGYLARHGHGGEQARLLIGVGLLGGFTTFSSFSLELMLLIERGQAAQALIYGAVSVLAGLTALYIGLIAMRVAG; translated from the coding sequence ATGAACCTTCCCAGCCCCCTGATGGCTTCCCTCCATGTCGCGATCGGCGGCGGTATCGGCGCTGTCCTGCGCTATAATCTCGGCCGCGCGATGACGCATTGGCTCGGCCCCACGGTCGTCACCGCTTTTCCATGGGCCACATTGGCCGTCAATGTCATCGGATCCCTGGCCATGGGCCTGCTGGCCGGCTATCTCGCCCGCCACGGCCATGGCGGGGAACAGGCCCGGTTGCTGATCGGCGTCGGCCTGCTGGGCGGTTTCACCACATTTTCCAGTTTCAGCCTGGAACTGATGCTGCTGATCGAACGCGGGCAGGCCGCGCAGGCCTTAATCTATGGTGCCGTTTCGGTGCTGGCGGGGCTGACCGCGCTTTATATCGGTCTTATTGCAATGCGGGTGGCAGGATGA
- the gatB gene encoding Asp-tRNA(Asn)/Glu-tRNA(Gln) amidotransferase subunit GatB translates to MSDYRISGATGEWEVVIGLEVHAQVTSKAKLFSGASTAFGAEPNSQVSLVDAAMPGMLPVPNRECIRQAVRTGMAIEAVINKWSRFDRKNYFYADLPQGYQISQLYHPLVGEGQLLIEADEKAGIPEDKVIGIERIHVEQDAGKLMHDQHPTMSYVDLNRSGVALMEIVSRPHMTSPAEAGAYLRKLRSILRYVGSCDGNMEEGSMRADVNVSVRKVGDTQLGTRTETKNVNSVRFVMQAIEHEANRQIDVIENGGTIVQETRLFDPNTGTTRSMRSKEDAHDYRYFPDPDLLPLELDDAFLDECRESLPELPDAKRNRYIQQLGLSAYNAHVLTAEVETARWFELLLGKAAEAQGKQPADVAKQASNWLISELFGALNKAGKSLADSPVTPEGGAELLALVGKGTISGSIAKQVLEIMLETGDGAEAIVEREGLKQESDTGAIEAKIDEVLAANPDKVEEYRGGKDKLFGFFVGQTMKAMQGKGNPQVVNEILKQKLG, encoded by the coding sequence ATGAGTGACTATCGCATTAGTGGCGCAACGGGCGAATGGGAGGTCGTGATCGGCCTCGAAGTCCATGCGCAGGTCACCAGCAAGGCGAAGCTGTTCTCCGGCGCCTCCACGGCTTTCGGGGCGGAGCCGAACAGCCAGGTCAGTCTCGTCGATGCGGCGATGCCGGGCATGTTGCCGGTGCCGAACCGGGAATGCATCCGCCAGGCGGTGCGCACCGGCATGGCGATCGAGGCGGTGATCAACAAATGGAGCCGGTTCGACCGCAAGAACTATTTCTATGCCGATCTGCCGCAGGGCTACCAGATCAGCCAGCTCTATCACCCGCTGGTGGGCGAAGGGCAGTTGCTGATCGAAGCCGATGAAAAGGCCGGTATTCCCGAAGACAAGGTGATCGGGATCGAACGCATCCATGTGGAACAGGATGCGGGCAAGCTGATGCATGATCAGCACCCGACCATGTCCTATGTCGATCTGAACCGATCCGGCGTGGCGCTGATGGAAATCGTCAGCCGCCCGCATATGACCTCGCCCGCCGAAGCCGGTGCCTATCTGCGCAAATTGCGGTCCATCCTGCGCTATGTCGGCAGCTGCGACGGTAATATGGAGGAGGGCTCCATGCGTGCGGACGTGAACGTGTCAGTGCGCAAGGTCGGCGATACTCAGCTCGGCACGCGGACGGAAACCAAGAACGTCAATTCCGTGCGTTTCGTGATGCAGGCGATCGAACATGAGGCGAACCGCCAGATCGACGTGATCGAAAATGGCGGCACCATCGTGCAGGAAACCCGCCTGTTCGATCCGAACACCGGCACCACGCGGTCCATGCGCAGCAAGGAAGACGCGCATGATTACCGTTATTTTCCGGACCCGGATCTGCTCCCGCTGGAACTGGACGATGCATTCCTGGACGAATGCCGCGAAAGCCTGCCCGAACTGCCGGATGCCAAGCGCAATCGCTATATCCAGCAGCTCGGCCTGTCGGCCTATAACGCGCATGTCCTGACGGCCGAGGTCGAAACCGCGCGCTGGTTCGAACTGCTGCTGGGCAAGGCGGCCGAAGCGCAGGGTAAACAGCCCGCCGATGTCGCCAAACAGGCCAGCAACTGGCTGATTTCCGAATTGTTCGGCGCGCTGAACAAGGCCGGGAAATCGCTCGCGGATTCGCCGGTCACGCCGGAAGGCGGGGCGGAATTGCTGGCGCTGGTCGGCAAGGGCACGATTTCCGGCAGCATCGCCAAGCAGGTGCTGGAAATCATGCTGGAAACCGGCGACGGGGCGGAAGCCATCGTCGAACGCGAAGGGTTGAAGCAGGAAAGCGATACCGGCGCGATCGAAGCCAAGATCGACGAAGTCCTGGCCGCAAACCCCGACAAGGTCGAGGAATATCGCGGCGGCAAGGACAAATTGTTCGGCTTCTTCGTCGGCCAGACGATGAAGGCCATGCAGGGCAAGGGCAACCCGCAGGTGGTGAACGAGATCCTGAAGCAGAAACTGGGGTAG
- a CDS encoding DUF4153 domain-containing protein, whose translation MVDSGASTTLADWPLRPWLLAGILGLAGLLIHLFTQGHEDTPWRVAVAAFLFFAALSTAFTLEPVKWRGAAIFSVIIGLVMAGLAWRAVNYGESLPDEHYGFAAGVLASLLALPLFQAGFARKRLSTPYSDIHYHVWTDAISGAGALAFTGLAWIVFAVLSELFHLLKIDLLRDLMGEGWFGWSFSGVACGAAFGVLRNQTRVLGTLMSVVLLVLSLLAVPVAAGLVLFLLATALSGPDVLWEATRSATPVLLACAAGAYVLTNAILRDDAGSMSASRIMRIAALVLAAVILPLAVFAAFSMGLRLDQHGLSPERLWGLVAIMVACAFGLGYWVALARGRKPDWATKLREANFHLAIGVCALALLLALPVLDFGAISTRNQLARLESGEVSAEDFDYAALRWEFGEPGVRALTILARGSSGAAEYAQIALEQEQRGYRLDRQIRRDEDFNLRVQPDDPELRRQVLDYLRENGWACDQYCVAIQTGTAQDGGREIAIVQGSGYITAALPVADGADQPPAPAIETPPRSELREGSEVEIRTVEKRYIFVDGKPVGQPLD comes from the coding sequence ATGGTGGATAGCGGCGCATCCACCACCCTGGCTGACTGGCCGCTGCGGCCATGGCTGCTGGCGGGGATTCTTGGCCTTGCCGGGCTGCTGATCCACCTGTTCACGCAGGGGCATGAAGATACGCCATGGCGCGTTGCCGTGGCGGCCTTCCTGTTCTTCGCCGCCCTTTCCACCGCCTTCACGCTGGAGCCGGTGAAATGGCGCGGCGCGGCGATCTTCTCGGTCATTATCGGCCTGGTCATGGCCGGGCTGGCCTGGCGGGCGGTGAATTACGGGGAAAGCCTGCCGGACGAGCATTATGGCTTTGCCGCCGGTGTGCTGGCCAGCCTGCTGGCCCTGCCGCTGTTCCAGGCGGGTTTTGCGCGGAAGCGGCTATCCACCCCCTATTCCGATATTCACTATCATGTCTGGACCGATGCGATCAGCGGGGCCGGGGCGCTGGCCTTTACCGGGCTTGCCTGGATCGTGTTCGCCGTTCTGTCCGAACTGTTTCACCTGCTGAAGATCGACCTGCTACGCGATTTGATGGGTGAAGGCTGGTTCGGCTGGAGTTTCAGCGGCGTGGCCTGCGGGGCCGCGTTTGGCGTGCTGCGCAACCAGACGCGTGTGCTCGGCACGCTGATGTCGGTCGTGCTGCTGGTCCTGTCCCTGCTGGCCGTGCCTGTTGCCGCGGGGCTGGTGCTGTTCCTGCTGGCAACGGCCCTGTCCGGTCCCGACGTGTTGTGGGAGGCGACGCGCAGTGCCACGCCGGTACTGCTGGCCTGCGCTGCCGGGGCCTATGTCCTGACCAATGCCATATTGCGTGACGATGCAGGCAGTATGTCCGCATCGCGCATCATGCGCATCGCGGCGCTGGTATTGGCAGCGGTCATCCTGCCGCTGGCAGTGTTCGCGGCATTTTCAATGGGGCTGCGTCTCGATCAGCATGGTCTTTCGCCGGAACGGTTGTGGGGCCTTGTCGCCATCATGGTCGCCTGCGCCTTCGGGCTCGGCTATTGGGTCGCGCTGGCACGTGGCCGCAAGCCGGACTGGGCGACGAAATTGCGGGAGGCGAATTTTCACCTCGCCATCGGCGTTTGCGCATTGGCGCTGCTCCTTGCCCTGCCGGTGCTGGATTTCGGCGCCATTTCCACCCGCAATCAACTGGCCCGGCTCGAATCGGGCGAGGTGAGCGCCGAGGATTTCGATTATGCGGCGCTGCGCTGGGAATTTGGCGAACCGGGCGTGCGGGCGCTGACCATTCTGGCGCGGGGCAGCAGCGGTGCAGCCGAATATGCGCAGATTGCGCTGGAACAGGAGCAGAGAGGCTACCGGCTCGACCGGCAGATCAGGCGTGACGAGGATTTCAACCTGCGCGTCCAGCCGGACGATCCCGAATTGCGGCGGCAGGTGCTCGATTATTTGCGGGAAAATGGCTGGGCCTGTGACCAATATTGCGTCGCCATCCAGACCGGGACGGCGCAGGACGGAGGGCGGGAGATCGCGATCGTGCAGGGAAGCGGTTATATCACCGCCGCTTTGCCAGTGGCGGACGGGGCCGATCAGCCGCCAGCCCCGGCAATCGAAACTCCGCCGCGGAGCGAATTGCGCGAGGGGTCCGAAGTGGAAATTCGCACCGTGGAAAAACGCTATATCTTCGTGGACGGCAAGCCGGTGGGCCAGCCGCTCGACTGA
- the gatC gene encoding Asp-tRNA(Asn)/Glu-tRNA(Gln) amidotransferase subunit GatC yields MSVTRETVAKIASLARIDMGEEELDRMAPEFNQILGWVEQLGEVDTSGVEPMTAVIPQQLRLREDVIDADPLTGGGVQGKVLANAPAAEHGFFGVPKVIE; encoded by the coding sequence ATGTCCGTGACACGAGAAACCGTGGCGAAAATCGCCTCATTGGCGCGCATCGATATGGGCGAGGAAGAACTCGACCGGATGGCGCCCGAATTCAACCAGATCCTTGGCTGGGTCGAACAGCTGGGGGAAGTGGATACGAGCGGGGTCGAACCGATGACCGCCGTGATCCCGCAGCAATTGCGCCTGCGCGAAGACGTGATCGATGCCGATCCGCTGACCGGCGGCGGCGTGCAGGGCAAGGTGCTGGCCAATGCCCCGGCGGCCGAACACGGCTTTTTCGGCGTGCCGAAGGTGATCGAGTGA
- the gatA gene encoding Asp-tRNA(Asn)/Glu-tRNA(Gln) amidotransferase subunit GatA, protein MTDLTELGVKAIRDGVAAGTFTAREVAEAFNANVAAANELNAFIVATPEKALEAADKVDADRAAGKELGKMAGVPIGMKDLFATRGVQTSAASHILEGFSPEYESSVSQKLWDAGAGMLGKLNLDQFAMGSSNETSYFGNVISPWRSKGSNAPLAPGGSSGGSSAAIAARLCPAATGTDTGGSIRQPAAFTGICGIKPTYGRCSRWGIVAFASSLDQAGPMARSVEDCAIMLEAMAGFDPKDSTSLDLPVPNWSELLDADLKGKKIGIPHEYRMEGTDEEILASWDQGIAWLKDAGAEVVDISLPHTKYALPAYYIVAPAEASSNLARYDGVRYGLRELPEGANLQDMYAATRAAGFGDEVKRRILIGTYVLSAGFYDAYYTQAMKVRTLIARDFEKAWAQCDLVLAPTTPTASFPLGDKLDDPLAMYLNDVFSVPASLAGLPAMSVPAGVNKDGLPLGLQLIGRAFEEQEVLNAGLAIQQRAGFSAKPEKWW, encoded by the coding sequence ATGACTGACCTTACAGAACTCGGCGTCAAGGCCATCCGCGATGGCGTGGCCGCTGGCACCTTCACCGCCCGCGAAGTGGCGGAAGCTTTCAACGCCAATGTCGCCGCCGCCAATGAACTGAACGCCTTCATCGTTGCCACGCCGGAAAAGGCGCTGGAAGCTGCCGACAAGGTCGATGCCGACCGTGCGGCTGGCAAGGAACTGGGCAAGATGGCCGGCGTGCCGATCGGCATGAAGGACCTGTTCGCCACGCGCGGCGTGCAGACCAGCGCGGCCAGCCACATACTGGAAGGCTTCTCGCCCGAATATGAAAGCAGCGTTTCCCAGAAATTGTGGGATGCGGGCGCGGGGATGCTGGGCAAGCTCAATCTTGACCAGTTCGCCATGGGATCGTCCAACGAGACGAGCTATTTCGGCAATGTGATCAGCCCGTGGCGGAGCAAGGGCAGCAATGCGCCTCTCGCGCCGGGCGGATCCAGCGGCGGGTCCAGCGCGGCCATCGCCGCACGGCTGTGCCCGGCGGCAACCGGCACCGATACTGGCGGTTCGATCCGCCAGCCTGCCGCCTTCACCGGCATTTGCGGCATCAAGCCGACTTATGGCCGCTGCAGCCGGTGGGGCATCGTCGCCTTTGCCAGCTCGCTGGATCAGGCCGGGCCGATGGCGCGCAGCGTGGAAGATTGCGCGATCATGCTGGAAGCGATGGCGGGCTTCGATCCCAAGGATTCGACCAGCCTGGACCTGCCGGTGCCGAACTGGTCGGAACTGCTCGACGCCGATCTGAAGGGCAAGAAAATCGGCATTCCGCATGAATACCGGATGGAAGGCACGGATGAGGAAATCCTCGCCAGCTGGGACCAGGGCATTGCCTGGCTGAAGGATGCCGGTGCCGAAGTGGTCGATATCAGCCTGCCGCATACCAAATATGCGCTGCCGGCTTATTACATCGTCGCCCCGGCGGAAGCGTCCAGCAATCTCGCCCGCTATGACGGCGTGCGTTACGGCCTGCGCGAATTGCCCGAAGGCGCCAATCTGCAGGACATGTATGCCGCGACCCGCGCCGCCGGTTTCGGGGACGAGGTGAAGCGCCGTATCCTGATCGGCACCTATGTGCTTTCCGCGGGTTTCTATGACGCCTATTACACGCAGGCGATGAAGGTCCGCACGCTGATCGCGCGCGATTTCGAAAAGGCCTGGGCGCAGTGCGACCTGGTGCTGGCCCCGACCACGCCAACCGCCAGCTTCCCGCTGGGGGACAAGCTGGACGATCCGCTGGCCATGTATCTGAACGACGTGTTCTCCGTGCCCGCCTCGCTGGCTGGCCTGCCGGCGATGAGTGTTCCGGCAGGTGTGAACAAGGATGGGTTGCCGCTCGGCCTGCAACTGATCGGCCGCGCTTTCGAAGAACAGGAAGTGCTGAATGCCGGCCTCGCGATCCAGCAGCGCGCCGGATTCAGCGCGAAGCCGGAGAAGTGGTGGTGA
- a CDS encoding FKBP-type peptidyl-prolyl cis-trans isomerase translates to MAEVTRVPLQPIAKGSLTRLWLGIAAAILIAAGVAWAVMPAGVTVEEVQAGTGPSPTVGDVVFLRYKGKLDDGTVFDESSDAGWPLPGVFPEGQPLELAGVVPGFRDALLQMQRGGKYVAKIPGELAYGANPPPQSDIPPNADLTFEIELVDFMPVEEANQRAQTMQQMMQQMPPPTTDLPPGVR, encoded by the coding sequence ATGGCCGAAGTCACACGTGTCCCGCTGCAACCGATTGCCAAGGGCTCTCTCACCAGGCTGTGGCTGGGCATTGCCGCTGCCATCCTCATTGCGGCCGGGGTCGCCTGGGCCGTGATGCCCGCGGGCGTGACCGTGGAAGAAGTGCAGGCCGGGACTGGTCCCAGCCCGACCGTGGGCGACGTGGTGTTCCTGCGTTACAAGGGCAAGCTGGATGACGGCACCGTGTTTGACGAATCGAGCGATGCGGGCTGGCCGCTGCCCGGCGTGTTCCCCGAAGGGCAGCCGCTGGAACTGGCCGGCGTGGTCCCCGGTTTCCGCGATGCCTTGCTGCAGATGCAGCGCGGCGGGAAATATGTGGCGAAGATCCCGGGTGAGCTTGCCTATGGCGCCAATCCGCCGCCGCAATCCGATATTCCGCCCAATGCCGATCTGACCTTCGAGATCGAACTGGTCGATTTCATGCCGGTGGAAGAGGCGAATCAGCGCGCGCAGACCATGCAGCAGATGATGCAGCAAATGCCGCCGCCGACAACCGACCTGCCACCGGGCGTCCGCTAA
- a CDS encoding glutamyl-tRNA amidotransferase, producing the protein MNIGTMDLIAGIAIAIAVPAVFSFARYLEKRVPHGEARFDKDGKLIDDE; encoded by the coding sequence GTGAATATCGGGACGATGGATCTCATTGCCGGGATCGCAATCGCGATAGCTGTGCCGGCAGTGTTTTCCTTTGCCCGATACCTTGAAAAGCGTGTTCCGCATGGCGAGGCACGTTTCGACAAAGACGGAAAGTTGATCGACGATGAGTGA
- a CDS encoding M16 family metallopeptidase, with amino-acid sequence MTYCISGRPLRRLLVASLTLTAPLALAACATAPAATLADAAPATAQAAAEPAPLSQLVSAVDIPYESFTLDNGLTTIVHTDRKSPLVGVTIYYRVGSKHEPRGRTGFAHLFEHLMFGGSENVPNFDIPLEAAGSTSTNGSTWYDRTNYVETVPTGALDLALFMESDRMGHLLGAVSQDKLDKQRGVVQNEKRQGDNQPYGLVEYKIADGLLPVGHPYRHSTIGSMADLDAAGLADVRKWFIDNYGPNNVVLALAGDIDVATARPKVEKWFGDIPRGPDVTQLAAEPVTLDAPVRETMTDQVPVTRIYRAWTTPSLTQPDSVPLTVGMYVLGGLASSRLDNALVRGEELAVSASASLQQHEQIGFAQIQMDVKPGVDAALAETRFNQVIDELIANGPTEDELTRAATDIVSSQIGALEVVGGFSGKGATLAEGKLYAGNPANYKVELQQLASLTPADVQAAMQRWLTRPSYTLQVVPGERTEDGATMGGWGDEGSVPPPEPDAKQPVPEIAEGPEREFPPVAPVGKLTFPEVKHAALSNGIGVSLARRTAIPKLSMSITFDAGTAADGGDKAGTQSMMMSLLDEGTATRSALDIAIEQERLGAAIGTGTGTDSSSVSMTALTANLAPSLELLADIVRNPAFVPEEVERVKGQRLAAIAQQKASPIGLAQRALGPLIYGDAHPYGSVGAAGETSVIEALTPEMLAAEHGKWLRPDMASITVVGDVTMEELLPALESAFGDWQAPATPQPEKNFAVPVLPPSPRLVVIDRPNSPQSVLMFGRVLPLLGTDKGQEALELANEVIGNGFLSRLNSDLREDKGWTYGIRSSLSGVQGPRAFTVITPVQSDRTADSIALILKNMKEFPAEKGVDETEMQRVTDGNIRNLPNSFQTNGQVLGALLDNQELGRPDDYYVNLPDIYRGIDAGQIDMAAAEYLQPDRMVILVVGDRSQIDEQLKGLDMPIEYMDASEL; translated from the coding sequence ATGACATATTGTATCTCCGGCCGGCCGCTGCGGCGTTTGCTGGTTGCATCGCTCACCCTCACCGCCCCCCTCGCCCTTGCCGCCTGCGCCACCGCGCCAGCCGCCACGCTTGCCGATGCCGCGCCGGCCACGGCACAGGCTGCGGCAGAGCCCGCACCGCTTTCGCAGCTCGTTTCCGCAGTCGATATTCCTTATGAAAGCTTCACGCTCGACAACGGGCTGACCACCATCGTCCATACCGACCGCAAGAGCCCGCTGGTCGGCGTGACGATCTATTACCGGGTCGGCTCCAAGCATGAACCGCGCGGCCGCACGGGCTTTGCCCATCTGTTCGAACATCTGATGTTCGGCGGCAGCGAAAACGTACCCAATTTCGACATTCCGCTGGAAGCGGCCGGTTCCACCAGCACCAATGGTTCCACCTGGTATGACCGGACGAATTACGTGGAAACCGTGCCCACCGGGGCGCTGGACCTGGCCCTGTTCATGGAAAGCGACCGCATGGGCCACCTGCTCGGCGCGGTGTCGCAGGACAAGCTCGATAAGCAGCGCGGCGTTGTCCAGAACGAGAAACGGCAGGGCGACAACCAGCCCTATGGCCTGGTCGAATACAAGATCGCCGACGGGTTGCTGCCGGTGGGCCATCCCTATCGCCACTCCACCATCGGTTCCATGGCGGATCTGGACGCGGCCGGCCTGGCCGATGTGCGCAAATGGTTCATCGACAATTACGGCCCGAACAATGTCGTGCTGGCGCTGGCCGGCGATATCGATGTCGCCACCGCGCGGCCCAAGGTGGAAAAATGGTTCGGTGATATTCCGCGCGGCCCGGATGTGACACAACTGGCGGCAGAGCCGGTGACGCTGGATGCCCCGGTGCGCGAAACCATGACGGACCAGGTGCCCGTTACGCGCATCTATCGCGCATGGACCACGCCATCGCTGACCCAGCCCGATTCCGTGCCGCTGACTGTGGGCATGTATGTGCTGGGCGGCCTCGCCAGTTCGCGGCTCGACAATGCGCTGGTCCGCGGGGAAGAACTCGCCGTCAGCGCTTCCGCCAGCCTTCAGCAGCATGAACAGATCGGCTTCGCGCAGATCCAGATGGACGTGAAGCCGGGCGTCGATGCCGCGCTGGCGGAAACGCGCTTCAACCAGGTGATCGACGAACTGATCGCCAATGGCCCGACCGAGGATGAACTGACCCGCGCCGCGACCGATATCGTATCATCGCAGATCGGCGCGCTGGAAGTGGTTGGCGGCTTTTCCGGCAAGGGTGCGACCCTGGCCGAAGGCAAGCTCTATGCGGGCAATCCCGCCAATTACAAGGTGGAGTTGCAGCAGCTCGCCAGCCTGACCCCGGCCGATGTGCAGGCGGCCATGCAACGCTGGCTGACGCGCCCTTCCTATACGCTGCAGGTCGTGCCCGGTGAACGGACGGAAGACGGCGCCACCATGGGCGGCTGGGGCGATGAAGGCAGCGTTCCCCCGCCCGAACCCGATGCGAAGCAGCCAGTGCCGGAGATTGCCGAAGGGCCGGAACGCGAATTCCCGCCCGTGGCCCCGGTCGGCAAGCTGACCTTCCCGGAAGTGAAACACGCCGCCCTTTCCAACGGGATCGGCGTGTCGCTGGCCCGCCGTACCGCCATTCCCAAACTGTCCATGTCGATCACTTTCGATGCAGGCACGGCGGCCGATGGCGGGGACAAGGCCGGCACGCAATCCATGATGATGTCGCTGCTGGATGAAGGCACGGCAACGCGCAGCGCGCTGGATATCGCGATCGAGCAGGAACGGCTCGGCGCTGCAATCGGCACGGGCACCGGCACGGACAGCAGCAGCGTTTCGATGACGGCGCTGACCGCCAATCTCGCCCCATCGCTGGAACTCCTGGCCGATATCGTGCGCAATCCCGCTTTCGTCCCGGAAGAGGTGGAACGCGTGAAGGGCCAGCGCCTGGCGGCCATCGCCCAGCAGAAGGCCTCCCCCATCGGCCTGGCCCAGCGCGCGCTAGGCCCGCTGATCTATGGCGATGCCCATCCCTATGGTTCGGTCGGCGCGGCCGGTGAAACATCGGTGATAGAGGCGCTGACGCCCGAAATGCTCGCCGCCGAACATGGCAAATGGCTGCGCCCGGACATGGCCAGCATTACCGTGGTCGGCGATGTGACGATGGAAGAATTGCTGCCCGCGCTGGAATCCGCCTTTGGCGACTGGCAGGCCCCCGCCACGCCGCAGCCGGAAAAGAACTTCGCCGTGCCGGTCCTCCCGCCCAGCCCCCGTCTGGTCGTGATCGACCGGCCCAACAGCCCGCAAAGCGTGCTGATGTTCGGCCGCGTCCTGCCGCTGCTCGGCACGGACAAGGGGCAGGAAGCGCTGGAACTGGCCAATGAAGTGATCGGCAACGGCTTCCTCTCGCGCCTCAATTCCGATCTGCGGGAAGACAAGGGCTGGACCTATGGCATCCGCAGTTCCCTGTCCGGCGTGCAGGGCCCCCGCGCCTTCACCGTTATCACGCCGGTCCAGTCCGACCGCACGGCGGATTCCATCGCGCTGATCCTGAAGAACATGAAGGAATTCCCCGCCGAAAAGGGCGTGGATGAAACCGAAATGCAGCGCGTGACCGATGGCAATATCCGCAACCTGCCCAACAGTTTCCAGACCAATGGGCAGGTTCTGGGCGCCCTGCTGGATAATCAGGAACTGGGCCGGCCGGACGATTACTATGTCAATCTGCCGGATATTTATCGCGGGATCGACGCTGGCCAGATCGACATGGCCGCAGCCGAATATCTCCAGCCCGACCGCATGGTGATCCTTGTGGTGGGGGATCGCAGCCAGATCGACGAACAGCTGAAAGGGCTGGATATGCCGATCGAATATATGGATGCGTCGGAGCTTTAA
- a CDS encoding sulfotransferase, whose translation MKFVFVITYGRSGSTLLMNLLNAIDGFCIRGENGGLVTTLAVSADTLQTMHDINGRWDHGPTAPWFGFGPVSPGRWRTSLAELFVDQILMPPPGTRVSGFKEIRYTPEHMDEETFAATMDFLANAFPDARLIFNTRDAAQVANSGWWKTDYQPAQVHQLIAESDRRFRYTLDRLGERAFIIDYAEYDGRPEGFQPLLQWLGEDVPPEQIEAICAERLMHLQKAQPGFTRRAIGWLGRKLRP comes from the coding sequence ATGAAGTTCGTATTTGTGATTACTTATGGCCGTTCCGGCTCGACCCTGCTCATGAATCTGCTGAATGCGATTGATGGCTTTTGCATCCGCGGTGAAAATGGCGGGCTGGTGACTACGCTGGCCGTATCCGCCGACACATTGCAGACGATGCACGATATTAACGGCAGGTGGGATCACGGCCCAACCGCGCCATGGTTCGGTTTCGGCCCGGTCAGCCCAGGCCGATGGCGCACCAGCCTCGCCGAATTATTCGTGGACCAGATCCTGATGCCACCGCCCGGCACGCGCGTCAGCGGCTTCAAGGAAATCCGTTACACGCCCGAACATATGGACGAGGAAACCTTTGCCGCGACCATGGATTTCCTGGCCAATGCCTTCCCCGATGCGCGGCTGATCTTCAACACGCGCGATGCGGCACAAGTCGCCAATTCCGGCTGGTGGAAAACGGATTACCAGCCGGCACAAGTTCACCAGCTGATAGCGGAAAGCGACAGGCGTTTCCGCTATACGCTGGACCGGCTGGGCGAACGTGCCTTCATCATCGACTATGCCGAATATGATGGCCGGCCGGAGGGGTTCCAGCCCTTGCTCCAATGGCTTGGGGAGGATGTGCCGCCCGAACAGATCGAAGCGATCTGCGCCGAACGGCTGATGCACCTCCAGAAAGCGCAACCGGGCTTTACCCGGCGCGCCATTGGCTGGCTGGGCCGCAAGCTGCGGCCCTAG
- a CDS encoding tRNA (cytidine(34)-2'-O)-methyltransferase, translating into MTLSIVLVHPEIPHNTGAIGRTCVALDMELVLIHPLGFDLSDKQVKRAGLDYWPHVQLVEFASWEEFIARRAPREEQLFLFEEYAPRSFYEPDYPEDAYLVFGRETKGLPRDITEPLAHRMVSLPMRSDRIRSLNLANAVTAAAYQALRGRLG; encoded by the coding sequence ATGACCCTCTCCATCGTCCTCGTCCATCCCGAAATCCCGCATAATACCGGTGCGATCGGGCGGACTTGCGTCGCGTTGGACATGGAGCTGGTGCTGATCCATCCGCTGGGGTTCGACCTGTCGGACAAGCAGGTGAAGCGTGCCGGGCTGGATTACTGGCCGCATGTGCAGCTGGTGGAATTTGCCAGCTGGGAGGAGTTCATCGCCCGCCGCGCCCCGCGTGAGGAGCAATTGTTCCTGTTCGAGGAATATGCACCGCGCAGCTTCTACGAACCGGACTATCCCGAAGATGCCTATCTTGTCTTCGGGCGGGAGACGAAGGGTCTGCCGCGGGACATAACCGAACCGCTGGCGCATCGCATGGTCAGCCTGCCCATGCGTTCGGACAGGATCCGCTCGCTCAATCTCGCCAATGCGGTGACGGCGGCGGCTTATCAGGCGCTTCGGGGCAGGCTGGGCTGA
- the rpsU gene encoding 30S ribosomal protein S21 gives MQIVVRDNNVEQALRALKKKLQREGVYREMKLRRHYEKPSEKRAREKAAAVRRARKLERKRAERDGAR, from the coding sequence ATGCAGATCGTCGTTCGCGATAACAATGTCGAGCAGGCCCTCCGTGCACTGAAGAAGAAGCTGCAGCGGGAAGGTGTTTATCGCGAGATGAAGCTGCGCCGCCACTATGAAAAGCCGAGCGAGAAGCGCGCTCGCGAGAAGGCAGCCGCCGTGCGCCGCGCCCGCAAGCTGGAGCGCAAGCGCGCGGAGCGTGACGGCGCTCGCTAA